The following coding sequences are from one Primulina eburnea isolate SZY01 chromosome 15, ASM2296580v1, whole genome shotgun sequence window:
- the LOC140814087 gene encoding TPR repeat-containing thioredoxin TTL1-like isoform X1, producing MSQLKKTTSELGPETLSDRLRSSLTYGEEDNGAEVNKPDFRELDLGSPLSPFRTRTGGRLSATSTATTTTSSSSSSSGSLSGRMSTGPNLNIPKKPDSNPKSYSGELSVVSSASTARNGKPGHRRSHSSGSHSVVYTGTGSVSSPTGNVLPTGNICPPGRSLKTGMVSRPTKTDVLRSGAGNYGHGSIMRGGIASKSVADIGPTRDSGRKMGVCNINDPEELKRMGNENYKKGQFAEASSFYEKAIAISPRNAPYHCNRAAALMGLKRLAEAVRECEEAIRLDPEYARAHHRLGSLLLRKLPNSSGHDSLGQVENAQKQFCFPGHQPDPIEVQKLQSVEKHLIKCTDSRRVGDWRSTLREVDAAIVSGADASPQLCACRAESLLKLHQLDDAFLALPNISKSELRTISQFQSKIFGMPFEAYLFFVRTQIELARGRFDSALATIEQARQIDPQNAEISILLDNVRLVGRARIRGNDLFRTERFTEACSAYGEGLRLDPLNPVLYCNRAACWFKLGQWEQSVDDCNQALLIQPNYTKALLRRAASNSKQLERWSEALRDYELLRNELPDDKEVAESLFHVQVALKKSRGEDVYNMKFGGEIESVLGLEQFRAEISSSGASVVHFEVCSNVQCKHMSPFLETLCIRYPSINFLKVDIEESPAIATAENVRIVPTIKIYRKGIRVKEMVCPSPEILESSVRHYSI from the exons ATGTCGCAGTTGAAGAAAACCACGTCGGAGCTTGGTCCGGAAACGCTGTCGGATCGGTTGAGGAGTTCTTTGACTTACGGGGAAGAAGATAATGGCGCTGAAGTTAACAAACCGGATTTCCGTGAGCTCGATCTGGGTTCCCCACTCTCGCCGTTCAGGACTCGAACTGGTGGACGCCTTTCTGCCACCTCCACAGCAACAACCACCACAAGCAGCAGTTCCAGTTCATCAGGATCGCTCTCCGGCCGAATGTCCACGGGGCCTAACCTGAATATCCCCAAGAAGCCTGATTCCAACCCCAAAAGCTACTCAGGCGAGCTCTCTGTCGTGAGTTCTGCATCAACGGCCCGAAACGGTAAGCCGGGCCATAGACGTTCACATTCAAGTGGATCGCACTCGGTTGTTTATACTGGTACGGGGTCCGTTAGCTCCCCCACCGGAAATGTACTTCCCACCGGGAACATTTGCCCACCCGGCCGGAGTTTGAAAACCGGCATGGTGAGCCGTCCGACGAAAACCGATGTATTGAGGTCTGGTGCAGGGAATTATGGCCATGGCAGTATAATGCGGGGTGGTATTGCATCCAAATCTGTCGCTGATATTGGACCCACAAGAGATTCGGGTAGAAAAATGGGAGTTTGCAATATTAATGATCCGGAGGAGTTGAAGAGAATGGGTAATGAGAACTACAAGAAGGGTCAATTTGCTGAGGCTTCGAGCTTTTATGAGAAGGCCATTGCTATCTCTCCGAGGAATGCTCCGTACCATTGCAATCGGGCTGCGGCTCTGATGGGGCTAAAGCGGTTGGCCGAAGCTGTTAGGGAATGTGAAGAGGCCATTAGGTTAGATCCAGAGTACGCACGGGCGCACCACCGCTTAGGATCTTTGCTTCTTAG AAAACTACCTAATTCCTCCGGGCATGACAGTTTAGGACAGGTTGAGAATGCCCAGAAGCAATTTTGTTTTCCTGGGCATCAGCCAGATCCCATAGAGGTACAGAAGTTGCAGTCAGTAGAGAAGCATTTAATAAAGTGCACAGATTCTCGGAGAGTTGGTGACTGGAGAAGCACACTGAGAGAAGTTGATGCTGCCATTGTCTCTGGCGCTGATGCTTCACCTCAG CTTTGTGCATGTAGAGCAGAGTCACTTTTGAAGCTTCACCAATTAGATGATGCCTTTTTAGCTCTTCCAAATATTTCCAAATCTGAATTGCGGACTATCTCACAGTTCCAGTCTAAGATATTTGGAATGCCTTTTGAGGCATACCTGTTTTTTGTTAGAACCCAAATTGAGTTGGCACGAGGAAG GTTTGATAGTGCACTTGCTACCATCGAGCAAGCACGGCAGATTGATCCTCAGAATGCTGAAATATCAATTCTACTTGATAATGTAAGGTTGGTGGGACGAGCTCGTATTCGTGGGAATGATCTATTCAGAACAGAAAGGTTCACTGAAGCCTGCTCTGCCTATGGAGAAGGTCTCAGACTTGATCCTTTGAATCCTGTTCTATACTGTAACCGAGCAGCTTGTTGGTTTAAGCTCGGTCAGTGGGAACAGTCAGTGGATGACTGTAACCAAGCTCTGCTTATTCAACCCAATTATACGAAAGCTCTCTTGCGAAGAGCTGCCTCAAATAGCAAG CAGCTTGAGCGTTGGAGTGAAGCTTTGAGGGATTACGAACTATTAAGAAATGAACTCCCAGACGACAAAGAAGTTGCCGAATCATTGTTTCATGTGCAAGTTGCTTTAAAGAAATCACGAGGTGAAGATGTTTATAACATGAAATTTGGAGGAGAAATCGAGTCCGTTTTAGGGCTTGAGCAGTTCCGAGCAGAAATTTCTTCTTCTG GTGCATCTGTAGTCCATTTTGAAGTTTGTTCCAATGTTCAATGCAAACATATGTCACCGTTCTTGGAAACATTATGCATCCGCTATCCCTCCATTAATTTTCTCAAG GTGGATATCGAAGAAAGCCCTGCAATTGCCACTGCCGAAAATGTTAGAATCGTACCCACAATCAAGATTTACAGAAAGGGCATACGGGTAAAGGAGATGGTCTGCCCAAGTCCAGAGATCTTGGAATCCTCGGTGAGACATTATAGTATTTAG
- the LOC140814087 gene encoding TPR repeat-containing thioredoxin TTL1-like isoform X4, producing the protein MSQLKKTTSELGPETLSDRLRSSLTYGEEDNGAEVNKPDFRELDLGSPLSPFRTRTGGRLSATSTATTTTSSSSSSSGSLSGRMSTGPNLNIPKKPDSNPKSYSGELSVVSSASTARNGKPGHRRSHSSGSHSVVYTGTGSVSSPTGNVLPTGNICPPGRSLKTGMVSRPTKTDVLRSGAGNYGHGSIMRGGIASKSVADIGPTRDSGRKMGVCNINDPEELKRMGNENYKKGQFAEASSFYEKAIAISPRNAPYHCNRAAALMGLKRLAEAVRECEEAIRLDPEYARAHHRLGSLLLSLGQVENAQKQFCFPGHQPDPIEVQKLQSVEKHLIKCTDSRRVGDWRSTLREVDAAIVSGADASPQLCACRAESLLKLHQLDDAFLALPNISKSELRTISQFQSKIFGMPFEAYLFFVRTQIELARGRFDSALATIEQARQIDPQNAEISILLDNVRLVGRARIRGNDLFRTERFTEACSAYGEGLRLDPLNPVLYCNRAACWFKLGQWEQSVDDCNQALLIQPNYTKALLRRAASNSKLERWSEALRDYELLRNELPDDKEVAESLFHVQVALKKSRGEDVYNMKFGGEIESVLGLEQFRAEISSSGASVVHFEVCSNVQCKHMSPFLETLCIRYPSINFLKVDIEESPAIATAENVRIVPTIKIYRKGIRVKEMVCPSPEILESSVRHYSI; encoded by the exons ATGTCGCAGTTGAAGAAAACCACGTCGGAGCTTGGTCCGGAAACGCTGTCGGATCGGTTGAGGAGTTCTTTGACTTACGGGGAAGAAGATAATGGCGCTGAAGTTAACAAACCGGATTTCCGTGAGCTCGATCTGGGTTCCCCACTCTCGCCGTTCAGGACTCGAACTGGTGGACGCCTTTCTGCCACCTCCACAGCAACAACCACCACAAGCAGCAGTTCCAGTTCATCAGGATCGCTCTCCGGCCGAATGTCCACGGGGCCTAACCTGAATATCCCCAAGAAGCCTGATTCCAACCCCAAAAGCTACTCAGGCGAGCTCTCTGTCGTGAGTTCTGCATCAACGGCCCGAAACGGTAAGCCGGGCCATAGACGTTCACATTCAAGTGGATCGCACTCGGTTGTTTATACTGGTACGGGGTCCGTTAGCTCCCCCACCGGAAATGTACTTCCCACCGGGAACATTTGCCCACCCGGCCGGAGTTTGAAAACCGGCATGGTGAGCCGTCCGACGAAAACCGATGTATTGAGGTCTGGTGCAGGGAATTATGGCCATGGCAGTATAATGCGGGGTGGTATTGCATCCAAATCTGTCGCTGATATTGGACCCACAAGAGATTCGGGTAGAAAAATGGGAGTTTGCAATATTAATGATCCGGAGGAGTTGAAGAGAATGGGTAATGAGAACTACAAGAAGGGTCAATTTGCTGAGGCTTCGAGCTTTTATGAGAAGGCCATTGCTATCTCTCCGAGGAATGCTCCGTACCATTGCAATCGGGCTGCGGCTCTGATGGGGCTAAAGCGGTTGGCCGAAGCTGTTAGGGAATGTGAAGAGGCCATTAGGTTAGATCCAGAGTACGCACGGGCGCACCACCGCTTAGGATCTTTGCTTCTTAG TTTAGGACAGGTTGAGAATGCCCAGAAGCAATTTTGTTTTCCTGGGCATCAGCCAGATCCCATAGAGGTACAGAAGTTGCAGTCAGTAGAGAAGCATTTAATAAAGTGCACAGATTCTCGGAGAGTTGGTGACTGGAGAAGCACACTGAGAGAAGTTGATGCTGCCATTGTCTCTGGCGCTGATGCTTCACCTCAG CTTTGTGCATGTAGAGCAGAGTCACTTTTGAAGCTTCACCAATTAGATGATGCCTTTTTAGCTCTTCCAAATATTTCCAAATCTGAATTGCGGACTATCTCACAGTTCCAGTCTAAGATATTTGGAATGCCTTTTGAGGCATACCTGTTTTTTGTTAGAACCCAAATTGAGTTGGCACGAGGAAG GTTTGATAGTGCACTTGCTACCATCGAGCAAGCACGGCAGATTGATCCTCAGAATGCTGAAATATCAATTCTACTTGATAATGTAAGGTTGGTGGGACGAGCTCGTATTCGTGGGAATGATCTATTCAGAACAGAAAGGTTCACTGAAGCCTGCTCTGCCTATGGAGAAGGTCTCAGACTTGATCCTTTGAATCCTGTTCTATACTGTAACCGAGCAGCTTGTTGGTTTAAGCTCGGTCAGTGGGAACAGTCAGTGGATGACTGTAACCAAGCTCTGCTTATTCAACCCAATTATACGAAAGCTCTCTTGCGAAGAGCTGCCTCAAATAGCAAG CTTGAGCGTTGGAGTGAAGCTTTGAGGGATTACGAACTATTAAGAAATGAACTCCCAGACGACAAAGAAGTTGCCGAATCATTGTTTCATGTGCAAGTTGCTTTAAAGAAATCACGAGGTGAAGATGTTTATAACATGAAATTTGGAGGAGAAATCGAGTCCGTTTTAGGGCTTGAGCAGTTCCGAGCAGAAATTTCTTCTTCTG GTGCATCTGTAGTCCATTTTGAAGTTTGTTCCAATGTTCAATGCAAACATATGTCACCGTTCTTGGAAACATTATGCATCCGCTATCCCTCCATTAATTTTCTCAAG GTGGATATCGAAGAAAGCCCTGCAATTGCCACTGCCGAAAATGTTAGAATCGTACCCACAATCAAGATTTACAGAAAGGGCATACGGGTAAAGGAGATGGTCTGCCCAAGTCCAGAGATCTTGGAATCCTCGGTGAGACATTATAGTATTTAG
- the LOC140814087 gene encoding TPR repeat-containing thioredoxin TTL1-like isoform X2: MSQLKKTTSELGPETLSDRLRSSLTYGEEDNGAEVNKPDFRELDLGSPLSPFRTRTGGRLSATSTATTTTSSSSSSSGSLSGRMSTGPNLNIPKKPDSNPKSYSGELSVVSSASTARNGKPGHRRSHSSGSHSVVYTGTGSVSSPTGNVLPTGNICPPGRSLKTGMVSRPTKTDVLRSGAGNYGHGSIMRGGIASKSVADIGPTRDSGRKMGVCNINDPEELKRMGNENYKKGQFAEASSFYEKAIAISPRNAPYHCNRAAALMGLKRLAEAVRECEEAIRLDPEYARAHHRLGSLLLRKLPNSSGHDSLGQVENAQKQFCFPGHQPDPIEVQKLQSVEKHLIKCTDSRRVGDWRSTLREVDAAIVSGADASPQLCACRAESLLKLHQLDDAFLALPNISKSELRTISQFQSKIFGMPFEAYLFFVRTQIELARGRFDSALATIEQARQIDPQNAEISILLDNVRLVGRARIRGNDLFRTERFTEACSAYGEGLRLDPLNPVLYCNRAACWFKLGQWEQSVDDCNQALLIQPNYTKALLRRAASNSKLERWSEALRDYELLRNELPDDKEVAESLFHVQVALKKSRGEDVYNMKFGGEIESVLGLEQFRAEISSSGASVVHFEVCSNVQCKHMSPFLETLCIRYPSINFLKVDIEESPAIATAENVRIVPTIKIYRKGIRVKEMVCPSPEILESSVRHYSI; the protein is encoded by the exons ATGTCGCAGTTGAAGAAAACCACGTCGGAGCTTGGTCCGGAAACGCTGTCGGATCGGTTGAGGAGTTCTTTGACTTACGGGGAAGAAGATAATGGCGCTGAAGTTAACAAACCGGATTTCCGTGAGCTCGATCTGGGTTCCCCACTCTCGCCGTTCAGGACTCGAACTGGTGGACGCCTTTCTGCCACCTCCACAGCAACAACCACCACAAGCAGCAGTTCCAGTTCATCAGGATCGCTCTCCGGCCGAATGTCCACGGGGCCTAACCTGAATATCCCCAAGAAGCCTGATTCCAACCCCAAAAGCTACTCAGGCGAGCTCTCTGTCGTGAGTTCTGCATCAACGGCCCGAAACGGTAAGCCGGGCCATAGACGTTCACATTCAAGTGGATCGCACTCGGTTGTTTATACTGGTACGGGGTCCGTTAGCTCCCCCACCGGAAATGTACTTCCCACCGGGAACATTTGCCCACCCGGCCGGAGTTTGAAAACCGGCATGGTGAGCCGTCCGACGAAAACCGATGTATTGAGGTCTGGTGCAGGGAATTATGGCCATGGCAGTATAATGCGGGGTGGTATTGCATCCAAATCTGTCGCTGATATTGGACCCACAAGAGATTCGGGTAGAAAAATGGGAGTTTGCAATATTAATGATCCGGAGGAGTTGAAGAGAATGGGTAATGAGAACTACAAGAAGGGTCAATTTGCTGAGGCTTCGAGCTTTTATGAGAAGGCCATTGCTATCTCTCCGAGGAATGCTCCGTACCATTGCAATCGGGCTGCGGCTCTGATGGGGCTAAAGCGGTTGGCCGAAGCTGTTAGGGAATGTGAAGAGGCCATTAGGTTAGATCCAGAGTACGCACGGGCGCACCACCGCTTAGGATCTTTGCTTCTTAG AAAACTACCTAATTCCTCCGGGCATGACAGTTTAGGACAGGTTGAGAATGCCCAGAAGCAATTTTGTTTTCCTGGGCATCAGCCAGATCCCATAGAGGTACAGAAGTTGCAGTCAGTAGAGAAGCATTTAATAAAGTGCACAGATTCTCGGAGAGTTGGTGACTGGAGAAGCACACTGAGAGAAGTTGATGCTGCCATTGTCTCTGGCGCTGATGCTTCACCTCAG CTTTGTGCATGTAGAGCAGAGTCACTTTTGAAGCTTCACCAATTAGATGATGCCTTTTTAGCTCTTCCAAATATTTCCAAATCTGAATTGCGGACTATCTCACAGTTCCAGTCTAAGATATTTGGAATGCCTTTTGAGGCATACCTGTTTTTTGTTAGAACCCAAATTGAGTTGGCACGAGGAAG GTTTGATAGTGCACTTGCTACCATCGAGCAAGCACGGCAGATTGATCCTCAGAATGCTGAAATATCAATTCTACTTGATAATGTAAGGTTGGTGGGACGAGCTCGTATTCGTGGGAATGATCTATTCAGAACAGAAAGGTTCACTGAAGCCTGCTCTGCCTATGGAGAAGGTCTCAGACTTGATCCTTTGAATCCTGTTCTATACTGTAACCGAGCAGCTTGTTGGTTTAAGCTCGGTCAGTGGGAACAGTCAGTGGATGACTGTAACCAAGCTCTGCTTATTCAACCCAATTATACGAAAGCTCTCTTGCGAAGAGCTGCCTCAAATAGCAAG CTTGAGCGTTGGAGTGAAGCTTTGAGGGATTACGAACTATTAAGAAATGAACTCCCAGACGACAAAGAAGTTGCCGAATCATTGTTTCATGTGCAAGTTGCTTTAAAGAAATCACGAGGTGAAGATGTTTATAACATGAAATTTGGAGGAGAAATCGAGTCCGTTTTAGGGCTTGAGCAGTTCCGAGCAGAAATTTCTTCTTCTG GTGCATCTGTAGTCCATTTTGAAGTTTGTTCCAATGTTCAATGCAAACATATGTCACCGTTCTTGGAAACATTATGCATCCGCTATCCCTCCATTAATTTTCTCAAG GTGGATATCGAAGAAAGCCCTGCAATTGCCACTGCCGAAAATGTTAGAATCGTACCCACAATCAAGATTTACAGAAAGGGCATACGGGTAAAGGAGATGGTCTGCCCAAGTCCAGAGATCTTGGAATCCTCGGTGAGACATTATAGTATTTAG
- the LOC140814087 gene encoding TPR repeat-containing thioredoxin TTL1-like isoform X3: MSQLKKTTSELGPETLSDRLRSSLTYGEEDNGAEVNKPDFRELDLGSPLSPFRTRTGGRLSATSTATTTTSSSSSSSGSLSGRMSTGPNLNIPKKPDSNPKSYSGELSVVSSASTARNGKPGHRRSHSSGSHSVVYTGTGSVSSPTGNVLPTGNICPPGRSLKTGMVSRPTKTDVLRSGAGNYGHGSIMRGGIASKSVADIGPTRDSGRKMGVCNINDPEELKRMGNENYKKGQFAEASSFYEKAIAISPRNAPYHCNRAAALMGLKRLAEAVRECEEAIRLDPEYARAHHRLGSLLLSLGQVENAQKQFCFPGHQPDPIEVQKLQSVEKHLIKCTDSRRVGDWRSTLREVDAAIVSGADASPQLCACRAESLLKLHQLDDAFLALPNISKSELRTISQFQSKIFGMPFEAYLFFVRTQIELARGRFDSALATIEQARQIDPQNAEISILLDNVRLVGRARIRGNDLFRTERFTEACSAYGEGLRLDPLNPVLYCNRAACWFKLGQWEQSVDDCNQALLIQPNYTKALLRRAASNSKQLERWSEALRDYELLRNELPDDKEVAESLFHVQVALKKSRGEDVYNMKFGGEIESVLGLEQFRAEISSSGASVVHFEVCSNVQCKHMSPFLETLCIRYPSINFLKVDIEESPAIATAENVRIVPTIKIYRKGIRVKEMVCPSPEILESSVRHYSI; the protein is encoded by the exons ATGTCGCAGTTGAAGAAAACCACGTCGGAGCTTGGTCCGGAAACGCTGTCGGATCGGTTGAGGAGTTCTTTGACTTACGGGGAAGAAGATAATGGCGCTGAAGTTAACAAACCGGATTTCCGTGAGCTCGATCTGGGTTCCCCACTCTCGCCGTTCAGGACTCGAACTGGTGGACGCCTTTCTGCCACCTCCACAGCAACAACCACCACAAGCAGCAGTTCCAGTTCATCAGGATCGCTCTCCGGCCGAATGTCCACGGGGCCTAACCTGAATATCCCCAAGAAGCCTGATTCCAACCCCAAAAGCTACTCAGGCGAGCTCTCTGTCGTGAGTTCTGCATCAACGGCCCGAAACGGTAAGCCGGGCCATAGACGTTCACATTCAAGTGGATCGCACTCGGTTGTTTATACTGGTACGGGGTCCGTTAGCTCCCCCACCGGAAATGTACTTCCCACCGGGAACATTTGCCCACCCGGCCGGAGTTTGAAAACCGGCATGGTGAGCCGTCCGACGAAAACCGATGTATTGAGGTCTGGTGCAGGGAATTATGGCCATGGCAGTATAATGCGGGGTGGTATTGCATCCAAATCTGTCGCTGATATTGGACCCACAAGAGATTCGGGTAGAAAAATGGGAGTTTGCAATATTAATGATCCGGAGGAGTTGAAGAGAATGGGTAATGAGAACTACAAGAAGGGTCAATTTGCTGAGGCTTCGAGCTTTTATGAGAAGGCCATTGCTATCTCTCCGAGGAATGCTCCGTACCATTGCAATCGGGCTGCGGCTCTGATGGGGCTAAAGCGGTTGGCCGAAGCTGTTAGGGAATGTGAAGAGGCCATTAGGTTAGATCCAGAGTACGCACGGGCGCACCACCGCTTAGGATCTTTGCTTCTTAG TTTAGGACAGGTTGAGAATGCCCAGAAGCAATTTTGTTTTCCTGGGCATCAGCCAGATCCCATAGAGGTACAGAAGTTGCAGTCAGTAGAGAAGCATTTAATAAAGTGCACAGATTCTCGGAGAGTTGGTGACTGGAGAAGCACACTGAGAGAAGTTGATGCTGCCATTGTCTCTGGCGCTGATGCTTCACCTCAG CTTTGTGCATGTAGAGCAGAGTCACTTTTGAAGCTTCACCAATTAGATGATGCCTTTTTAGCTCTTCCAAATATTTCCAAATCTGAATTGCGGACTATCTCACAGTTCCAGTCTAAGATATTTGGAATGCCTTTTGAGGCATACCTGTTTTTTGTTAGAACCCAAATTGAGTTGGCACGAGGAAG GTTTGATAGTGCACTTGCTACCATCGAGCAAGCACGGCAGATTGATCCTCAGAATGCTGAAATATCAATTCTACTTGATAATGTAAGGTTGGTGGGACGAGCTCGTATTCGTGGGAATGATCTATTCAGAACAGAAAGGTTCACTGAAGCCTGCTCTGCCTATGGAGAAGGTCTCAGACTTGATCCTTTGAATCCTGTTCTATACTGTAACCGAGCAGCTTGTTGGTTTAAGCTCGGTCAGTGGGAACAGTCAGTGGATGACTGTAACCAAGCTCTGCTTATTCAACCCAATTATACGAAAGCTCTCTTGCGAAGAGCTGCCTCAAATAGCAAG CAGCTTGAGCGTTGGAGTGAAGCTTTGAGGGATTACGAACTATTAAGAAATGAACTCCCAGACGACAAAGAAGTTGCCGAATCATTGTTTCATGTGCAAGTTGCTTTAAAGAAATCACGAGGTGAAGATGTTTATAACATGAAATTTGGAGGAGAAATCGAGTCCGTTTTAGGGCTTGAGCAGTTCCGAGCAGAAATTTCTTCTTCTG GTGCATCTGTAGTCCATTTTGAAGTTTGTTCCAATGTTCAATGCAAACATATGTCACCGTTCTTGGAAACATTATGCATCCGCTATCCCTCCATTAATTTTCTCAAG GTGGATATCGAAGAAAGCCCTGCAATTGCCACTGCCGAAAATGTTAGAATCGTACCCACAATCAAGATTTACAGAAAGGGCATACGGGTAAAGGAGATGGTCTGCCCAAGTCCAGAGATCTTGGAATCCTCGGTGAGACATTATAGTATTTAG